One Candidatus Marinarcus aquaticus genomic window carries:
- a CDS encoding dynamin family protein has product MSILSSFVKEYKANFEQKEEVFEQGLVGDIKRVRAALLDSKFLPSSKLKNILDKQIRRARYPMEVAITGQFSSGKSTFLNALLSRNILPTGITPVTSKVNFINYGEEYKLKITYKSGAEEYAPIDAIAEFTDQRQKDMDDIKYLTLYAPMDILKDISFVDTPGLNSQSQSDTDTTRKVLRDVGGIIWLTLIDNAGKMSEAEVLEEYMEHFKNKSLCVLNQKDKFTPEQVETTTKYVSEKFAKYFAQVTPISAKMALEARALEEDVLIQAEYNKVIDEFKKDLKENDVEDLHFFDEKFKAYKEAVKAIQNKDSSINQQFIKESNIQEVLDFIEEKIRPQAAEAKEFAIKKDLRSFCDILIKEYETIIAVFDSLADVLKTSESDILEKFDRVQQTYSKELFSIYNALEAIMEKMANETFKNIKKQKAHRYEQKNSLLSKDKYEKIEYETYWIDSDNVYKNLFYDDQTVDKLFKRAIKELKQIELSSAEDFRNVYRTLKHNVQRWQEPYELIRKHREIASDSEFSITRHFAAKAYENILRNYHRAILENISALRKKFAYFNGALSYSYIQTTQATIAHFEQQIAESVALYEKEPTKFTIHHPREDEILTKLKANFGFEKIEDFLTSKRNYLFKIIKYSKEQYLEINQERIEFVESKKSLYLDKINDLKAIKKSI; this is encoded by the coding sequence ATGAGTATCTTAAGCAGTTTTGTTAAAGAGTATAAAGCCAACTTTGAACAAAAAGAAGAAGTTTTTGAGCAAGGATTAGTCGGTGACATCAAACGTGTGCGAGCCGCACTTTTGGATTCAAAATTTTTGCCTTCAAGTAAACTCAAAAATATTTTAGATAAACAAATACGCCGTGCCCGTTACCCAATGGAAGTTGCAATTACGGGACAATTTTCTTCAGGAAAATCAACCTTTTTAAATGCCCTACTTTCACGCAATATTTTACCAACAGGAATTACGCCTGTTACCTCTAAAGTAAACTTTATTAACTATGGAGAAGAGTACAAACTCAAAATCACTTATAAATCTGGAGCAGAAGAGTACGCACCCATTGATGCCATTGCAGAGTTTACAGACCAACGTCAAAAAGACATGGACGATATTAAATATCTGACACTCTATGCCCCTATGGATATCTTAAAAGATATCTCATTTGTCGATACCCCTGGTTTGAATTCGCAATCTCAAAGTGATACCGATACTACACGAAAAGTATTAAGAGACGTGGGTGGAATTATCTGGTTAACACTTATTGATAATGCAGGGAAAATGAGTGAGGCAGAAGTTCTGGAAGAGTACATGGAGCACTTCAAAAACAAATCATTGTGTGTTCTTAACCAAAAAGACAAATTCACCCCTGAACAAGTGGAGACCACCACCAAATATGTGAGTGAAAAATTTGCGAAATATTTTGCACAAGTCACACCTATTTCAGCAAAAATGGCATTGGAAGCTCGAGCTTTAGAAGAAGATGTCTTAATACAAGCCGAATACAACAAAGTCATTGACGAATTTAAAAAAGATTTAAAAGAGAATGATGTAGAAGATCTGCACTTTTTTGATGAAAAATTCAAAGCTTATAAAGAGGCAGTCAAAGCCATTCAGAATAAAGACAGCAGTATCAATCAACAATTCATCAAAGAATCCAATATTCAAGAAGTGCTTGACTTTATTGAAGAAAAAATCCGACCCCAAGCCGCTGAAGCAAAAGAGTTTGCGATTAAAAAAGATTTACGAAGTTTTTGCGATATTTTAATCAAAGAGTATGAAACCATCATTGCGGTATTTGATTCATTGGCAGATGTACTTAAAACAAGTGAGAGTGATATTTTAGAGAAGTTTGACCGTGTGCAACAAACCTATTCAAAAGAACTCTTTAGCATCTACAATGCACTTGAAGCCATCATGGAAAAGATGGCCAATGAGACTTTTAAAAATATCAAAAAACAAAAAGCGCACAGATATGAACAGAAGAACTCACTTTTAAGTAAAGATAAGTATGAAAAAATTGAGTATGAGACATACTGGATTGATTCAGACAATGTCTATAAAAATCTCTTTTACGATGACCAAACAGTGGATAAACTCTTTAAGCGAGCGATTAAAGAGCTTAAACAAATTGAGCTTTCAAGTGCAGAAGATTTTAGAAATGTCTATCGAACCCTTAAGCACAACGTCCAACGTTGGCAAGAGCCTTATGAACTTATCAGAAAGCATCGTGAAATTGCTTCTGATTCTGAGTTTTCTATTACACGACACTTTGCAGCCAAAGCGTATGAGAATATTTTAAGAAACTACCATCGAGCCATTTTAGAAAACATCTCAGCACTTCGTAAAAAGTTTGCTTATTTTAATGGTGCATTGAGTTACAGCTACATTCAAACCACACAAGCAACCATTGCGCACTTTGAACAACAAATTGCTGAATCTGTGGCACTGTATGAAAAAGAACCGACGAAATTTACCATTCATCATCCAAGAGAAGATGAAATCCTGACCAAACTCAAAGCCAATTTTGGATTTGAAAAAATAGAGGATTTTTTAACCTCAAAACGAAACTACTTGTTTAAAATTATCAAATACTCAAAAGAGCAATATTTGGAAATCAATCAAGAGCGAATCGAATTTGTTGAGTCTAAAAAAAGTCTTTATTTAGATAAAATCAATGATTTAAAAGCGATTAAAAAAAGCATTTAA
- a CDS encoding dynamin family protein, translating into MNLANNYFLLYHGTQIEKETTFNTNQYKNKADFFDIAALVLSPTRKNAQNFIGLNSFKELAEQISDRAPHNLNDLLQLQHCLIDAITIDTQNEDLEKLNKAFTYLKEEGVLEEANYNKLLSLFDPSELSSRNDEKETLPTHHNDEEKKSFHEHKEQLETLIAELKTLFNSAEFKEELDSTQTYMNTQKFSIGITGVMNAGKSTMLNALMGKEILGSAVVPETANLTIVKYNENPSANVFFWNKHEWENIHRSATEIESIAQFLQETKDTFGDELEEYILPQSRCEEVDINNLALYTSAEASGKKCNLVKYVELKSDLEFLADGIEIVDTPGLDDPVIQREEITKEYLSQCDLMIHLMNVSQSATLKDVAFIIDALLYQNISKLLIVITRADMVTPKELEEVINYTKSSIEQQLKAQNKDSKLDYILNTIKFIPISGRMALLHRTGRAQEAIDAGYTLEDTGILEIENYLKETLFGKDSSKTDLIVKSTKTQLQKTIEKEVKSLNYEILLLSKSKEELEADLQEFNTKKSTNEKIFQAMREDIHVYKNDAKNYMETLETFLENELLDLQVVIKQRIFNDVRYSFEKTKKRPASSRIKTIIETAIKDGIIDVVRDYRYKFIKKSQDIGEVCEQKYHDFGFVLSHKNDNFDARGFFQDDFKSGFLTSSNEVLVTRIINEVAKSKANKLPEMDRNIEKFIKEEFEPIERNIKSKANEVSTQLIESFFKALQEPLDVFEAKLIKDEKTLQNQIAQFEENEKNKESLTLELHQKIKQLENINKGLKS; encoded by the coding sequence ATGAATTTGGCCAATAACTACTTTTTACTCTATCACGGTACACAAATTGAGAAAGAGACAACATTTAATACCAATCAATATAAAAATAAAGCAGACTTTTTTGATATTGCCGCGTTGGTTCTATCTCCCACACGCAAAAATGCACAAAACTTTATTGGTCTGAATTCATTTAAAGAACTCGCTGAACAAATCTCAGACAGAGCACCTCACAATCTCAATGACTTATTGCAACTTCAACACTGTTTGATTGATGCCATTACAATTGATACACAAAATGAGGATTTAGAAAAACTCAATAAAGCCTTTACCTATTTAAAAGAGGAAGGAGTATTAGAAGAGGCCAACTACAATAAACTGCTCTCACTTTTTGACCCAAGTGAACTCTCCTCTAGAAATGATGAGAAAGAAACACTACCAACACACCATAACGATGAAGAGAAAAAAAGCTTCCATGAACACAAAGAGCAACTTGAAACATTGATTGCTGAACTTAAAACGCTATTTAACTCTGCAGAGTTCAAAGAGGAACTGGATAGCACACAAACGTACATGAACACACAAAAGTTCTCTATTGGTATTACTGGGGTTATGAATGCGGGTAAATCAACCATGCTTAATGCGCTTATGGGAAAAGAGATTTTAGGTAGTGCCGTTGTTCCAGAGACGGCCAATTTAACCATTGTAAAGTACAATGAAAACCCCAGTGCCAATGTCTTTTTTTGGAACAAACATGAGTGGGAGAACATTCACAGAAGTGCCACAGAGATTGAATCGATTGCTCAATTTTTACAAGAGACCAAAGATACTTTTGGGGATGAGTTAGAAGAGTATATTCTCCCTCAATCACGTTGTGAAGAGGTCGATATTAATAACTTAGCACTTTATACCTCTGCTGAAGCCAGCGGAAAAAAATGCAATTTAGTAAAATATGTTGAACTCAAATCGGATTTAGAGTTTTTAGCTGATGGCATTGAAATTGTGGATACTCCAGGATTGGATGACCCTGTTATTCAAAGAGAAGAAATCACTAAAGAGTACTTAAGTCAATGTGATTTGATGATACACTTAATGAATGTAAGCCAGAGTGCCACACTCAAAGATGTTGCGTTTATTATTGATGCCTTGTTGTATCAAAATATCTCCAAACTTTTAATTGTGATAACTCGAGCAGATATGGTCACTCCTAAAGAGCTTGAAGAGGTGATTAACTACACCAAAAGTTCGATTGAACAACAACTCAAAGCCCAAAACAAAGACAGTAAACTGGACTATATTTTAAATACCATTAAGTTTATTCCTATTTCGGGGCGTATGGCACTGTTACATCGAACAGGACGAGCACAAGAGGCCATTGATGCAGGTTACACTTTAGAGGATACAGGGATTTTAGAAATAGAGAATTATCTCAAAGAGACCCTATTTGGAAAAGATTCAAGCAAAACAGATTTGATTGTCAAATCGACCAAAACACAACTTCAAAAAACCATTGAAAAAGAGGTCAAATCCCTCAATTATGAAATCCTTCTTTTATCAAAATCTAAAGAAGAACTCGAAGCTGATTTACAAGAGTTTAACACTAAAAAAAGCACCAATGAGAAGATTTTTCAAGCCATGAGAGAGGACATTCATGTCTATAAAAATGATGCAAAAAACTACATGGAAACCTTGGAGACATTTTTAGAAAATGAGCTTTTAGATTTGCAAGTAGTAATCAAACAACGCATCTTTAATGACGTGCGATACTCATTTGAAAAGACAAAAAAACGTCCTGCTTCCTCACGAATTAAAACCATCATTGAAACGGCCATTAAAGATGGTATCATTGATGTGGTTCGAGACTATAGATATAAGTTTATTAAAAAATCTCAAGACATTGGAGAAGTGTGTGAACAAAAATATCACGATTTCGGATTTGTTCTAAGCCATAAAAATGACAACTTTGATGCTCGAGGTTTCTTTCAAGATGACTTTAAATCAGGGTTTTTAACCAGTTCCAATGAGGTATTGGTCACTCGAATTATTAATGAAGTAGCAAAAAGTAAAGCCAATAAACTGCCTGAAATGGACAGAAATATTGAGAAGTTTATCAAAGAGGAGTTTGAACCCATTGAAAGAAACATCAAAAGCAAAGCCAATGAAGTTTCTACTCAACTTATTGAGAGCTTCTTTAAAGCACTGCAAGAGCCATTGGATGTTTTTGAAGCCAAGCTGATTAAAGATGAAAAAACACTTCAAAATCAAATTGCACAGTTTGAAGAAAATGAAAAAAACAAAGAGAGTTTAACTCTTGAACTTCATCAAAAAATCAAGCAACTTGAAAACATTAACAAAGGACTTAAATCATGA
- a CDS encoding fumarate reductase iron-sulfur subunit — MSTQKGREITISVLKFNPRSAVSKPHFVDYKLEETPGMTLFIALTKIREEIDPDLSFDFVCRAGICGSCGMVVNGKPALACRTLVASYPEGKLTLMPMPAFELIKDLSVNTGKWMDGMSKRVESWIHSDHEVDISKLEDRIDPDVANDTFELDRCIECGICVASCGTMLMRPDFVGPVGLNRVARFEIDPHDARTAEDYYELIGDDDGIFGCMSLMACEDHCPKHLPLQNKIAYLRRKLVALR, encoded by the coding sequence ATGAGCACACAAAAAGGTAGAGAAATTACAATTTCAGTACTTAAATTCAATCCAAGAAGTGCGGTTTCTAAACCACACTTTGTGGATTATAAACTAGAAGAGACTCCAGGAATGACTCTTTTCATTGCTTTAACAAAAATCAGAGAAGAGATTGACCCAGACTTATCTTTTGACTTCGTATGTCGAGCAGGTATTTGTGGTTCGTGTGGTATGGTGGTTAATGGTAAACCAGCCCTTGCTTGTAGAACACTTGTTGCAAGTTACCCTGAAGGAAAATTAACATTAATGCCAATGCCAGCATTTGAACTCATCAAAGACTTATCAGTAAATACTGGTAAATGGATGGATGGTATGTCTAAAAGAGTGGAATCTTGGATTCACTCAGATCATGAAGTCGATATTTCCAAACTTGAAGACAGAATTGACCCAGATGTGGCAAACGATACATTCGAATTAGACCGATGTATTGAGTGCGGTATTTGTGTTGCTTCTTGTGGTACTATGCTTATGAGACCTGATTTTGTAGGACCTGTTGGGTTAAACAGGGTTGCACGTTTTGAAATCGATCCACATGATGCACGAACTGCAGAAGACTACTATGAATTAATCGGTGATGATGACGGTATCTTTGGATGTATGTCATTAATGGCTTGTGAAGACCACTGTCCTAAACACTTACCATTACAAAACAAAATCGCTTACTTAAGAAGAAAGCTTGTAGCACTTCGATAA
- a CDS encoding fumarate reductase flavoprotein subunit, with translation MKINYCDALVIGGGLAGLRAAVAAQKKGLSTTVLSLVPVKRSHSAAAQGGMQASLGNSKMSDGDNEDLHFADTVKGSDWGCDQDVARMFVHTAPKAIRELASWGVPWSRVKAGTREAVINAKKTTITEDEDRHGLITSRDFGGTKKWRTCYTADATGHTMLFGVANEALKHDVDIRDRKEALSLIHEDGRCYGAVVRDLITGELEAYVAKGTCIATGGYGRVFKQTTNAVICEGTGQAIAIETGIATLGNMEAVQFHPTPIVPSGILLTEGCRGDGGILRDVDGHRFMPDYEPEKKELASRDVVSRRMIEHIRNGKGVPSPYGYHVWLDISILGREHIEKNLRDVQEICQIFNGIDPADEGPKGWAPVLPMQHYSMGGIRTKPTGESQNLNGLFACGEAACWDMHGFNRLGGNSVSETVVAGMIIGNYFADYCLENDVTIPTTTVQKFLDEQDAYLDEILAYNGNENIYKIKNRMKELMDEKVGIFRDGPHLAEAVEELKELLQKTKQITVASKERAGNPELEDAYRVPKMLKVALCVAKGARDRTESRGAHYREDYLKRDDANWLNRTLTSWPNADALEPEITYEPLDIMKMEMPPAFRGYGAKGMIIEHELSAKRQAEVDEITEKMQAEGKDRHEIQDALMPFELPMNYKEKNERAGDK, from the coding sequence ATGAAAATTAATTACTGTGACGCATTGGTTATTGGTGGAGGGCTTGCAGGTTTAAGAGCTGCAGTTGCTGCACAAAAAAAGGGTTTAAGTACAACAGTTTTATCTTTAGTTCCTGTAAAAAGATCACACTCAGCTGCAGCTCAAGGTGGGATGCAAGCATCTTTAGGTAACTCTAAAATGTCAGATGGTGATAACGAAGATTTACACTTTGCAGATACGGTTAAAGGAAGTGACTGGGGATGTGACCAAGATGTAGCAAGAATGTTCGTGCACACTGCACCAAAAGCAATTCGAGAGTTAGCATCTTGGGGGGTTCCTTGGTCAAGAGTTAAAGCTGGAACACGTGAAGCCGTTATCAATGCTAAAAAAACAACGATTACAGAAGACGAAGACCGACATGGACTTATCACATCAAGAGATTTTGGTGGAACTAAAAAATGGCGAACATGTTATACTGCCGATGCAACAGGACACACTATGCTGTTTGGTGTTGCTAACGAAGCTTTAAAACATGACGTTGATATTCGAGACAGAAAAGAAGCATTAAGCTTAATCCACGAAGATGGACGATGTTATGGTGCAGTTGTAAGAGATTTAATCACGGGTGAATTAGAAGCATACGTTGCTAAAGGAACTTGTATTGCTACAGGTGGATATGGAAGAGTATTTAAACAAACTACAAATGCTGTAATTTGTGAAGGTACAGGTCAAGCAATCGCAATTGAGACTGGTATTGCAACATTGGGGAATATGGAAGCAGTACAATTTCACCCAACACCAATCGTGCCATCAGGTATTTTATTAACTGAAGGTTGTCGAGGTGATGGTGGAATTTTGAGAGACGTTGATGGTCACCGATTCATGCCAGATTATGAGCCAGAGAAAAAAGAGCTTGCTTCAAGAGACGTTGTTTCAAGAAGAATGATCGAGCACATCAGAAACGGTAAAGGGGTTCCTTCACCTTATGGTTACCACGTATGGTTAGATATCTCTATTCTTGGTCGAGAGCACATCGAGAAAAACTTAAGAGACGTACAAGAGATTTGTCAAATCTTTAATGGTATTGATCCAGCAGATGAAGGTCCAAAAGGGTGGGCGCCAGTATTACCAATGCAACACTACTCTATGGGTGGTATCAGAACAAAACCAACAGGTGAGTCTCAAAACTTAAATGGACTGTTTGCTTGTGGAGAAGCTGCTTGTTGGGATATGCATGGGTTTAACCGACTTGGAGGAAACTCAGTATCTGAAACAGTTGTTGCTGGTATGATTATTGGTAACTACTTTGCAGATTACTGTTTAGAAAATGATGTAACAATTCCAACAACAACGGTTCAAAAATTCTTAGATGAGCAAGATGCTTACTTAGATGAGATTTTAGCTTACAATGGAAATGAAAACATCTATAAAATCAAAAACAGAATGAAAGAACTTATGGATGAAAAAGTAGGTATTTTTAGAGATGGTCCACACTTAGCTGAAGCTGTTGAAGAGTTAAAAGAGTTATTACAAAAAACAAAACAAATCACTGTTGCTTCTAAAGAGAGAGCAGGAAACCCTGAACTTGAAGATGCGTACAGAGTACCAAAAATGTTAAAAGTTGCGTTATGTGTAGCTAAAGGTGCACGAGACAGAACAGAATCAAGAGGAGCTCACTACAGAGAAGATTACCTAAAACGAGATGATGCAAACTGGTTAAACAGAACATTGACTTCTTGGCCAAATGCCGATGCTTTAGAGCCAGAAATCACTTATGAGCCATTGGACATCATGAAAATGGAGATGCCTCCAGCATTTAGAGGGTATGGTGCTAAGGGTATGATTATTGAGCATGAGCTTTCTGCAAAACGACAAGCTGAAGTGGATGAAATCACTGAAAAAATGCAAGCAGAAGGTAAAGATAGGCATGAGATTCAAGATGCATTGATGCCGTTTGAATTACCTATGAACTATAAAGAGAAAAATGAAAGAGCAGGAGATAAGTAA
- a CDS encoding fumarate reductase cytochrome b subunit yields the protein MSDLIEGYIGTTVERKKSRVPAKLDYIQSATGLILGLFMWGHMFMVASILVSKDFMYAVTKFFEASFIFDGGNPLLVSILALVIFIIFITHAAMGMRKLPGNFKQYQVMKAHANNMGHEDTKLWFTQAFTGFAMFFLGSIHLYIIMTNSDAIGPYASADRVWSEWMWPLYILLLLAVELHGTIGLYRLCVKWGWFDGNDPKASRARLKKIKKILTVFFLVLGFATLAAYMKIGMEHADRAGERYNPTLAQVESTIMEGIK from the coding sequence ATGAGTGACCTAATAGAGGGTTATATAGGTACAACAGTTGAGAGAAAGAAAAGTCGAGTACCTGCTAAACTTGATTACATTCAAAGTGCGACAGGTTTAATTCTTGGACTTTTTATGTGGGGACATATGTTTATGGTTGCCTCAATTTTAGTCAGTAAAGATTTTATGTACGCTGTGACTAAATTTTTTGAAGCCAGCTTTATTTTTGATGGAGGAAATCCTTTATTGGTTTCTATTTTGGCTTTGGTCATTTTTATCATTTTCATTACACACGCCGCTATGGGTATGCGAAAACTTCCAGGTAACTTTAAACAGTATCAAGTAATGAAGGCTCATGCAAACAACATGGGTCATGAAGACACTAAACTTTGGTTCACTCAAGCATTCACAGGTTTTGCAATGTTCTTCTTAGGTTCTATTCACTTATACATCATTATGACAAATTCAGATGCAATTGGTCCATATGCAAGTGCAGACAGAGTTTGGTCTGAGTGGATGTGGCCACTTTATATTCTTTTATTATTAGCGGTTGAATTACACGGTACAATTGGTTTATATCGACTCTGTGTTAAGTGGGGATGGTTTGATGGAAACGATCCTAAAGCTTCACGAGCACGACTTAAAAAAATCAAAAAAATCCTTACAGTATTTTTCTTAGTACTTGGATTTGCAACACTTGCAGCATACATGAAAATTGGTATGGAGCATGCAGACAGAGCGGGTGAAAGATACAATCCAACACTTGCACAAGTTGAATCAACGATTATGGAGGGAATTAAATAA
- a CDS encoding NADH-quinone oxidoreductase subunit N, translated as MMEVMNILPVLIVLTGALVSMFLSMYDKFSMKYHIGVSVLFLVLALAFAVYPAGEIYAIQPFSDYFNDLLIFDTYSNFFTIALIVGALLVILIGEHYLQAHSFFKGEFLSILMFSLFGMILLANANELITAYIALEIASFAVYVMVGFNTQNPIRVEAVFKYLVLGSFIGAFYLLGVVLIFGATGTTQLTELTQYILSHSNGELTLVYIGLTLIIFTFFFKIAAFPFQSWVLDVYRGAPILVTAYMASVFKIAIFSFFLRAFLQSFPTLQDFWDPILTVLIVFTLTLGTWLAITQKIVKRMLAASSIVHTGYLLLAFIAVGENIESAYSIIFYLIAYLLTAIGSFGLVSHIIAQTKVRVTYDDFKGLAQERPFLAAMMTIFMFSLAGIPSTIGFIAKLYVFTEAINAGYIYLAIYAILATCVSVYYYFKLIAMMYFYPSNKELEEETFDDSRISTYAIALIAILIIWGGVGSALLFFMPIPSIDGIFELVQISVKSLFL; from the coding sequence ATGATGGAAGTAATGAACATATTGCCAGTTCTTATTGTATTAACTGGTGCCTTGGTATCGATGTTCTTAAGTATGTACGATAAATTCTCAATGAAGTATCATATTGGGGTTTCTGTACTTTTCTTAGTATTGGCACTGGCTTTTGCTGTTTATCCAGCAGGAGAGATTTATGCCATTCAACCTTTCAGTGATTATTTCAATGACCTATTGATTTTTGATACATATTCAAACTTTTTTACCATTGCATTGATTGTGGGAGCGTTGCTGGTTATTTTAATTGGTGAACACTATTTACAAGCACACTCATTCTTTAAAGGGGAATTCTTATCTATTTTAATGTTCTCACTTTTTGGTATGATTTTATTGGCCAATGCCAATGAACTTATTACGGCCTACATTGCACTTGAAATTGCTTCATTCGCTGTATACGTAATGGTAGGATTTAACACACAAAATCCCATTCGAGTTGAAGCGGTATTTAAATACTTAGTACTGGGATCATTTATTGGTGCATTTTACTTATTGGGGGTGGTTCTGATTTTTGGCGCAACGGGGACCACTCAATTAACAGAGTTAACACAATACATTCTTTCTCACTCAAATGGTGAGTTAACACTGGTGTACATTGGTTTAACACTGATTATATTTACATTTTTCTTTAAAATTGCAGCGTTCCCATTCCAATCATGGGTACTTGATGTGTATCGAGGTGCACCTATTTTAGTTACTGCGTATATGGCGTCGGTATTTAAAATTGCCATTTTCTCTTTCTTCTTAAGAGCCTTTTTACAAAGTTTCCCAACACTTCAGGATTTCTGGGATCCAATCTTAACAGTATTGATTGTGTTCACATTGACGTTAGGTACATGGTTGGCCATCACACAAAAAATTGTTAAAAGAATGTTAGCAGCTTCTTCAATCGTGCACACAGGGTACTTACTCTTAGCATTTATTGCTGTGGGTGAAAACATAGAGAGTGCCTACTCAATCATTTTTTACCTTATTGCATACCTTTTAACTGCCATTGGTTCATTTGGTTTGGTATCGCATATTATTGCCCAAACAAAAGTGAGAGTTACGTATGATGATTTTAAAGGTTTGGCACAAGAGCGACCATTCCTTGCAGCAATGATGACGATATTTATGTTCTCTCTTGCAGGGATTCCATCAACCATTGGGTTTATCGCAAAACTCTATGTATTTACGGAAGCGATTAATGCAGGTTACATCTATTTAGCCATCTATGCCATTTTAGCAACGTGTGTCTCGGTGTACTATTACTTCAAATTGATTGCGATGATGTACTTCTATCCAAGCAATAAAGAGCTTGAAGAAGAGACTTTTGATGATTCAAGAATCTCGACATACGCCATTGCTTTGATTGCAATTTTAATCATTTGGGGTGGTGTAGGATCAGCACTGTTATTCTTCATGCCAATTCCAAGTATTGACGGAATATTTGAGTTAGTACAAATATCTGTGAAATCACTTTTTCTATAG
- a CDS encoding complex I subunit 4 family protein has product MGTDLLSFIIFLPAFVAFILMVTTTKVEDVRNIAFITTIITLVLVLKLYLNYDPESGMQFVINVPWILKYGINYYVGVDGFSLTVLMMIAILIPSAYLLLWDGRTKGYWINMLLVQTGVTGALLSLDIILFYFFWEMMLLPVFLMIGNFGTGDKIFTTIKVTVYTMFGSLLMFVAIIYLGVAYFNEFGLWSFQYSDLTQITNLTYAEEFWLFLAFLTAFAIKIPLFPFHTWIMDTYKNAPTGAVFLLSSIMAKLGIYAVVRFMIPLFPEIYIQFSSWFVFIGLFGLIYFGIAALMQDDIKRMFAYSSASHLSFIAAGIFSLNDYGVSGALYLVIAHAIATGALFLLIGILYHQTGYKTIKDLGGIAKQAPIFTFIFAIMLFANVGLPGTNGFVAELLIIFGIYQFNPIMGYVAAVTVLVAASFMLWMFQRAILQKREGPALKMRDLKIKEILGLAPWVILVILMGVYPDPFIDKFEPSVIHYLTDILKLGAAK; this is encoded by the coding sequence ATGGGTACGGATTTATTATCATTTATTATTTTTCTACCGGCGTTTGTTGCTTTCATTTTAATGGTGACAACAACGAAGGTTGAAGATGTTAGAAATATTGCATTTATTACGACAATAATCACGCTTGTTCTTGTTTTAAAACTTTACTTGAACTATGACCCAGAGAGTGGAATGCAGTTTGTTATCAATGTACCTTGGATTTTAAAATATGGGATCAACTATTATGTGGGTGTAGATGGGTTCTCATTAACCGTTTTAATGATGATTGCTATTTTAATTCCTTCAGCATATTTACTTCTTTGGGATGGACGAACTAAAGGGTACTGGATTAACATGCTTCTTGTTCAAACAGGGGTAACCGGAGCCCTTTTATCATTGGATATCATTCTATTCTACTTCTTTTGGGAAATGATGTTACTGCCAGTATTCTTAATGATTGGTAACTTTGGTACGGGAGATAAAATATTTACAACCATTAAAGTAACAGTTTATACCATGTTTGGTTCATTGTTGATGTTCGTTGCCATTATCTATTTAGGAGTTGCTTACTTTAATGAGTTTGGTCTATGGAGTTTCCAATACTCTGATTTAACTCAAATCACAAACTTGACTTACGCTGAAGAGTTCTGGCTCTTTTTGGCATTCTTAACCGCATTTGCCATTAAGATTCCCCTCTTTCCATTTCATACATGGATCATGGATACGTATAAAAATGCACCAACAGGTGCCGTGTTCTTGCTCTCATCTATTATGGCAAAATTGGGTATCTACGCAGTAGTACGGTTTATGATTCCACTCTTTCCAGAAATATATATCCAATTCTCATCTTGGTTTGTATTTATTGGATTGTTTGGTCTGATTTACTTTGGTATTGCCGCATTGATGCAAGATGACATCAAACGAATGTTCGCTTACTCATCGGCTTCACACCTTTCATTTATTGCTGCGGGTATCTTTTCACTGAATGATTATGGGGTAAGTGGGGCACTGTACTTAGTAATTGCTCACGCCATTGCAACGGGGGCATTGTTCTTACTTATAGGAATTTTATACCATCAAACTGGATATAAAACCATTAAAGATTTAGGGGGCATTGCAAAACAAGCACCTATTTTTACATTTATCTTTGCGATTATGCTGTTTGCAAACGTGGGTCTACCTGGAACAAACGGATTCGTTGCAGAGCTTTTAATTATCTTTGGTATTTACCAATTTAATCCCATCATGGGTTATGTTGCAGCGGTTACGGTTTTAGTTGCTGCTTCATTCATGTTATGGATGTTCCAACGAGCAATTTTACAAAAAAGAGAAGGACCAGCTCTTAAAATGAGAGATTTAAAAATCAAAGAGATTCTTGGTTTGGCTCCATGGGTCATCTTAGTTATCCTTATGGGGGTTTACCCAGATCCATTTATCGATAAATTCGAACCATCAGTGATTCACTATTTAACTGATATCTTAAAATTAGGAGCTGCAAAATGA